AAAGACACCATGAGGCGAGTGAGGAGCAGGAGACGCCGCTGTCATTGCAGCAAATGGTGGAAATAGCTGTTACTGACACGGCCGGTGTTTATTTGTAGCCATCTTTCTTATTGTCTACATTTTGGGggtaataaacataaaatatgagATTGTGTTTCTTCTCATTTATTATTTGTAATGTCAAAGGAAAACTTTACGCATTTCATTCAAATTCAGACCAAATATAAGTTCTCATGTAAATAACATTATTGTGAGTATCCTGTAAAAGCATCTTTTTATAGCCAAAAGCAGCTTTTATCTtagtttttaaggaaaaagttTCATCCATTTCTCTGTCAAACACATTTGAAGTATGAACTTGTTcagttttctaaataaaaaaagggattaTCAATGAGAATCACAGCagagtgggatgtagaaagttCAAATGAGCATTTTATTCTCTAGTTCTGTTTCACACATgggtttctattttttttctgtgatgctTTGTTTACTTTCACAAACGCAGGAGAAGTCAGGAAGAGTTCCGGTAGAAGGACAGCATGTCATCCAGGCTACCGGAGGtgcctgggggtgggggctccGCTCGTCTTTGGTCAGCTGGTGGAGGTGGAAACCGGGGAGGGTATGGGTACACGGGTGGGAATGGAGGCGGGACATGAGGGGGGGCTccaaaaggaggaggaggtggaaatGCAGGATAAAAAGGAGGAGAAGCATACTGGGGATTGAAAGGGGGAGCTGAAGGTGAAGAGCTCTCTGAGGGTGGGGCCTGTGCCGCTTCGTCTGAGGATGATGAAGGTTTTTGCTGGGCTGGAGGGGGTGGAGACAGAGTTTGGGGTCGACACTGGGACTTGGACTCTGAGATTTCTCCAGAACTCCTTGTTGTGTTGAAGAACGCACTGGAGGTTTTCTCCTTCGGTTTAAACTTTCCTGGATTTGTTCGTCTGTTCTCAGTAAAgtaggctgaaggaggagcaaaCTCGGTCTCCCGCTCGTCCCGGCGGCGACTTTTCCACTCGCTGAACATGAACTCTGAAAGAAAATGAGAGGGATGTGAGTCTCGAGACTAAACCTCATCCATTACATTCAGGAATTCACTTTGAGTCCAAGTTTCCactaaagtttattaaaaaagacaatCTTTCATCTAccaataaaaatgttatgtaaaaTTGAAGAAAGCAACTTGGAGCCATTAtgcaatgaataaaaaaagaagcaaataaCTAGAAAGCTTTCTAGAAGGAAaaggacctgaatctaatgtctgcagacataacagcgaAGAGAACTAAACCGTTTAAACCAGAAAGACGGCTgtcaatcagcagaagaaggaataccaaccttAGACGTTCTAAAGAATATggaaccttttttatttcacaacatcacCTTACTATAAAtgactaaataaataatcaaataaaacgcttaatcaattattgaagatggttatAATGATTGAATTCAAATTATATTAATTCACTTGATCAAAAAAGTCATgatttgttatgtttattttcggATAGTGTTATTTGTTCTTAATCataaacatgatttttctaatgaaatgaATCTGAATATATTCTAGTATATTCTGTATGTGGTATGTTATTAAACAAAATAGTTATAACTACTCTACATAAGTATGAAGTAGTTCatcattgtcatgtgatttattgatacttaaacATACGTAATGACCTGAAAGTGTTGGTAAGGCATTGATGACAGATGAAAAGTTATGATAATGAtcaatcatgtaataaaatggttacggtagaacagagGTGGGATTATAGAAGTTCTCTTCCTTCCACTCCGTtacaagcaatctttgatttaatgtctaattatcctaagtttgatacgtctttgaatgaatgtatgaatgtttattgtattgttttgtgctttattcagtgattgcttgaaataaaccatttcaaatcagaaaaatttcaaataaattctAATTTCATATTTCACTGACCTGCTTCTACGTCatgtacaacatttttttactgcCAGGCTGTTACTAAGGAGATGACGGCTAAGATTGTTGGTAAAACAGTCTCTACGTTTTAATCAGACATGTGCGCAAAACTTCATTTAGATTCTAGAAAACATCTAAACCTGTTTTGGCCGTCTGGGCCCATGAACACAGTTTAATTCTAAtctgatctttgatccgatcaaagatattttgcaaaTGTAGCTGCAGCTATTGTGAATCTGCTAAAAATAATAGAAGCTTTTCTGAATCCTTTTTCCCATCCTAGTGGGGTTTTACCTTTGCCCCTGTCCCATTCCCTGATGTGAGGGACTCCTGGTTTGGTGTCCCTCCTCTCCTGAATCTCCACTTCCACTCTCTTCAGAGTGCTGACCTCTGGGGGGTCATCAGGCTGAGGGAAGGGTCCGAATGTTTCCTCCTCCTCTACTGtgtctgcaaaaagaaaagaaaaagaaatcccaaCATGCATGAGACTAGAGAACGTTCTTCAAGTTTAAATTTAGACCTTTTTATGGGCGTGCAGAGCAATTAGTAAAGAccaattttccattttttcctgaTTTATGCTCAAAGCTGTAGCTTCTTATCCTGTTTGTGCGGCGATGCTTTAGCGCACATCTCCCTTCTTTGTCTTTCAAACTGGCGGGGGTCCTTCAGTGTTTTGGTACATAACGATTGGATCtacaaatgtttatttagattattttacaaaaacaaacaacattaaaaaattgaaGTTCCATCAAGAAATGTCAAACGGAGACGTTTTCGAACAGCACAATTTTAAATTCAGGACTTTTTAAGGTGTTTATTCCAAATTCAGTGCATTTAGGACCTTTTATGACTAGGCAGGAAGCCTGTTACAGGACAGATCGAGCCATATTGTTTTTCTAGGGCTGTTACAGATTATTAGTAGTCAATAACTGATATTTGGAGCTGATAgtcatttgtccaaaaaaagtcaacattttgatAATACCAGCACAAACAATTAACTGAGTATTTAAAACACAAgtcaatgaaaaaagcaaaccaATAGTTCCTAGAAATGCGGGGAGTAAAAGGCTCAGCAGCATcgtttgttactttttaaaagttaaattaaaagttCTCAGAAAGTTTTTAtagtaaataaagtaaaactccAAAGCATGAATGAAATGACTTCTCTTTGTGAGAAgttgaaacacaaacaaaaagctaGCGTTAACACTTTGTTTAACATGTTATTAACGTGTTATTAATGCATTAGTGTGTTAAAAGTGACCCCCCCCGGTTGCTAGTAGCATGACACGCAGAAGTCTGAGTGCGTGGCTTGCATAACCAATCAGACGGCGGCGTGGGCGGGACATTGCTGGAGACAGAGCGGCGCAGCTGCATCTGAGCCAAACTAACCAATTCTGAGTCGACCCAtcagattaaacaaaaaaataaataaaaaaggccgTTCCTGAAGAAAACGTATCGTATCGATGATTCTAGTTTACTGCATAAATGTATTAGCTTTCAGTAAATATTGAAATGACTTACCTTTACTCTCTTCCTCAGTGCCATCTAACTTTgccttcttcatcttcctctgccTCACCTTGGCGAGTCTAGCCTTCAGGATGGCCTGCCTTTTCTCCTTCAGTCGTTCTCTTTTGGTCCGTTGATCGGTTGTCTGAAGGTGAAGATGAAAGGATGACGATGAAGGTCCAATAATCATCTACTTAGACTCCAATCCAGTTATTTTGTTCATCAGAATGAGGGAACGAGGACTTTAACAACTAAGAAAATCAGACATGATCTTAGGAGCAAAATCTTAAAGTGGGGCCTTGAGATAAATATGTTTCtgtaacatttctgtttagtaaATAACGTTTTCTCTTCTCCTTTGGCCTCCATATTGATTGCTATGTacaggactgtttttttttgtactcttCCTAAAATGTCTTTTCATCCACATTTATCATCTTTTGAACATTGACAAACGTTTTCTGAGCGAGCTttcactgcagaaaaacaacccaCCTGATCCCTGAGCATGTCCAGAGTTTCCCTCTGCTTCCTGCGCTGCTCTTGATCCTGAGAGAAAGCAAAGTAGCCAACACCGAGCTCTCGAGCCTCTGACATGCCaagaagtagaagaagaagaaaaaataacaagttaTCACAGCAAAAATGaggttttccatttttttttctttcattttgtaaaaatcCAATTGAAATGAAGTCAACCTTGAGCTCGGATATCCTCGTAGTGGATCGGTCCGACCGGCCTCTTCatggcctcctcttcctccctttccCACTCCTGCCTCTGCAGCTCGCGGCGCATGTCCTCCGACAATAAAGTCTTGTCAGATGAGATTATTCTGCAAACAAAAGTTCTAGTTAAAGGCTAAAAATGTGGATGGTGAAGCTACAGAACCCAGACTGTTGGAAGCAAATGTGGCCCAAACGAAGGCAATGCGCATTATGAAGCTTTATATAAAAGctgagtgggccacaagctcccttctccacCCCcccagaggggaatttctgatgaattcctgctgctcctcagaaactatgtcctaaaaatcaacaaaggttttttttttttttttttttttatttgggccaAAAACAACGTCATtgtaattgaaagaccactggggacgatttaaaaatagatcaaaagatgatccgagtgggactttaagcataATCCCATGTCAGTACTGTgaggttttcttgttttttaatagaATTGTAGATGTTTTCAGGAGACATCACAGCGTTAGaaataagggaaaaaaatggttgTCCTGGAAAGTAATATTTGGTTTTCCTCCccaatttttggttgtccttcgacaccaatattcaacagcaatgtaacctactcagatgtcagttcttacatctttatttcttctacAAGTCTAATATCAACTGGctcttatgatggacatttaaaaaactctttaaaaattaaaaacaaacattttactaaacaTTGAAGCAGCTGGTTACAGAAACTATTTCCATGTAAATCAAATACTGTTACGGTCAAATGAAAAAACTTTATCTTACACTATAATATATCAGAAAATTGATTAAACTGACCAACACTGTAACTTCatgagtatttttaaaatttagaacacTTGTATGGACTGGGACTAGTACAGCATTCCAAATATGAAGTGATGAAAAGTTATAATCTGATATAAAATCTATTTCTAATAAACACATGTGAATGATACCATGTTTACATTGTGCGCTGCAGTAGAGCTAAAGACTAATATCCCTGATCTTTTAAACCAGACATGCAGCtgcaatgttgtcatttttgacaaGTGATTTCAGACGAGTTCCTCAAGTGATATGTCATCATCATCAACGTCCGACTCAGTCTGCTGAGGCTGATGCCGCTCACGTCTTCGGGCGTACTCGGATCGTTCAGAAGTCACGTGACATTGTTCGTATTCACTCGGTTCTATCTTAAAAAGCCGGACGTCGGTTtcccaaaaactttgaaaaatagtcgaaaaaaacaaaatgttgaataaaagaccaggttGTCACACGGACAACCATCAGGTTCATTTTTGGTTGTCTTCCGTGGAATCCGGTTGTTGACAACAGGATAACCGCTTATTTCAAACGTTGCATCATATAGTGTACAGGCTGCATGGTGGAGCAGTGGTAAGCAcgtttgcctcacagcaaggtTCAAGTCGAAGCTGCAACCTTTCTGTGCggagtttgcattttcttcccgtgtatgtgtgggttttctccgggccctctggcttcctcccacagtccaaaaacgtgTTTCATAAGTAAATCAATGAGTCTAAATtctccctaggtgtgagtgtgactgtggccctgtgacagactgggggcctgttcagggtgtaccccgccttcccccaacagtggctgggttAGGCTCCGGCAATCCCGGGACCCCTTCAGGGATAAAaggggttcagaaaatggatggatggatcatacAGTTGACTGTGTTCTAATTAGGGCAATTTTTAATCCCTTCCCAAATAAAAAAGGGCTTTGGACTAGATTTGTTCTAAGCAGAGGGGTGTCAGTAGCTAACAGCTAATCAAAGCAACggctgtatttttttatatttcattacCCTTTGCCCGTCAGGTCGTGGTCCATTTTCTTAAAATCAGGCAGGTCTTTCTTCATGCATCTCCGAGATCGTCCCAAAGCATCCACAAAATCCACCCTAGGAGAAGAAAAGCTGATTAAGGCAAATTATAAAAGACTATGCATGGATTTACCAGGGTATAGAGAAGCCCTTAaaaaggagtttattaaagaaaagaagattgttaataaagtttacaaCAAACAATACCATTCCTCGTCTGGATTGAGAGGTTGTGGTGGAGGTGATGAGCTCtgtctgtcctcctcctcctcctcctccttctgttGCAGCGCTTCTCTCTTTTTGTCAATAATCTTTTGAGTGAAGTCAACCAGAAACAGGGATTCTGTTTCTTCATCTGCAGCAAGacagaaacatgttttctttcaaacaacTGTCTCTGCTGGGCAAAAACGTCAAGTCTGTCACTAACCTGGAAAGTCTCCTTTAGTcatctgctcataaagtctggCCTTTTCCTCCAACTTGCGCCTTGGGTGAAGGAACACAGCCGTCATGCTGTCATACAGGCCTCACATGGATGCTGTACAGTCACAGTGTGGTACTGACCTGGCAGCGTCCAGGGTGACCTGCTCCTCTGCTAGCTGCTCCGAGTCTTTCGCAGCTCTTGCCGAGATTCCGGCGTTCTGTTTGCTCCATATCGTGGGTTTCTGCCATTGCAGCGGAGATTATAAGGTTTAACAGTTGAACGAAATCTATACCTTCTGTACTACCTCGTGATCATCCACTCCAGTTGTACCTTGTTGTTGACAGTAGAGGATTTTGGTCTGTGTCCAGTGTGGGTGTTTTCTTGACCGAGTTTCTCTCGTTTGAACTCTTCCTGTTTCCTGAACAGTTCAGCTTTCAGGTCTACAAGCTGTGAAATGTGTCAAAAACACGACATTTGAACTTTCAcgtctggaaaaacattcagaaacatGTTTGTTATAGCGTTAGCTAATGCTAATATTTATGGTCAAATATTATTTGACCATCAAAAACAGACGCCCCGCATTTACATACAAGAATACACATTCAACTTTCTGATTTCCAACAATGATTTACTTACTGATGAAGCATCTACAGccagaggtttcttctttttatccaTATTTAGGATATATATGTTATTACTTCAACGTCCCCATCAAGTTAGCATAAGAGctacttcttcctcttcttcttcgcTGCTTTGAATTCAGTTATGGGCAAAGTGACGCTTTGCTGCCCCCATGAGTCCAAACGGTGTCATTGATTTCTTTTAAACCCACTTTTCTACACTGTTCTCAGCtaatatttactttatttattagcTTAGTGTCCTCACAATTCCAATACTTCATGTAATGTGTGGAGATAAAAGGAAAGATGTAAAGATAATACTATTCAGTAAGTATTACATAAAAAACAGGAATTACTATTTtagcaaataattaaaaatcaaatgtcACTTTTCACACATTTATGGAATTAAACATTTTGTGATCTGGTTTATAATAAAATCCTCAGGATAATTTTCAAAACCCACAATAAAATTCAGGttatctgctttaaaaaattttaaaaatctagaATGACATCTAGTATCTAGCACTTCCTAAAAGTACCGTAGTGAATTAGGAATGTTCGTGCTATTcgatgcatttaaaaaaagttaaaagaccCCGAAATACTTGGGGTTTAACAATGAATACATGTTTTTctattcctatgatccaaccaATTTGATccgtctgaggcaagttgttaatcga
The nucleotide sequence above comes from Oryzias latipes chromosome 5, ASM223467v1. Encoded proteins:
- the ccdc174 gene encoding coiled-coil domain-containing protein 174 isoform X1, translated to MDKKKKPLAVDASSLVDLKAELFRKQEEFKREKLGQENTHTGHRPKSSTVNNKQKPTIWSKQNAGISARAAKDSEQLAEEQVTLDAARRKLEEKARLYEQMTKGDFPDEETESLFLVDFTQKIIDKKREALQQKEEEEEEDRQSSSPPPQPLNPDEEWVDFVDALGRSRRCMKKDLPDFKKMDHDLTGKGIISSDKTLLSEDMRRELQRQEWEREEEEAMKRPVGPIHYEDIRAQEARELGVGYFAFSQDQEQRRKQRETLDMLRDQTTDQRTKRERLKEKRQAILKARLAKVRQRKMKKAKLDGTEEESKDTVEEEETFGPFPQPDDPPEVSTLKRVEVEIQERRDTKPGVPHIREWDRGKEFMFSEWKSRRRDERETEFAPPSAYFTENRRTNPGKFKPKEKTSSAFFNTTRSSGEISESKSQCRPQTLSPPPPAQQKPSSSSDEAAQAPPSESSSPSAPPFNPQYASPPFYPAFPPPPPFGAPPHVPPPFPPVYPYPPRFPPPPADQRRAEPPPPGTSGSLDDMLSFYRNSS
- the ccdc174 gene encoding coiled-coil domain-containing protein 174 isoform X2, giving the protein MDKKKKPLAVDASSLVDLKAELFRKQEEFKREKLGQENTHTGHRPKSSTVNNKKPTIWSKQNAGISARAAKDSEQLAEEQVTLDAARRKLEEKARLYEQMTKGDFPDEETESLFLVDFTQKIIDKKREALQQKEEEEEEDRQSSSPPPQPLNPDEEWVDFVDALGRSRRCMKKDLPDFKKMDHDLTGKGIISSDKTLLSEDMRRELQRQEWEREEEEAMKRPVGPIHYEDIRAQEARELGVGYFAFSQDQEQRRKQRETLDMLRDQTTDQRTKRERLKEKRQAILKARLAKVRQRKMKKAKLDGTEEESKDTVEEEETFGPFPQPDDPPEVSTLKRVEVEIQERRDTKPGVPHIREWDRGKEFMFSEWKSRRRDERETEFAPPSAYFTENRRTNPGKFKPKEKTSSAFFNTTRSSGEISESKSQCRPQTLSPPPPAQQKPSSSSDEAAQAPPSESSSPSAPPFNPQYASPPFYPAFPPPPPFGAPPHVPPPFPPVYPYPPRFPPPPADQRRAEPPPPGTSGSLDDMLSFYRNSS